A genomic window from Paenibacillus sp. FSL K6-0276 includes:
- a CDS encoding aminoglycoside adenylyltransferase domain-containing protein, producing the protein MIVITKQPLTAPQRLHLMNGFLALHKKPSPIEISILCYSDLNPWRHPTPYEFHFSEYWRPKFEVISSENDLAFWDIKEIYTDGDIACHVTLINQSGICIYGRAISEIFPVVPEKDFWDSIFWGIEYFSKLDGELLTTGILTLLRIWSYKENKAIYSKAQAGEWAVGLVPSEYRDIIENLVDVYNDKAKKKDFSETDLNNLRHYVINQIKEPLLSSHGRTQLLL; encoded by the coding sequence ACTGCTCCTCAAAGGCTACATTTAATGAATGGGTTCTTAGCTTTACATAAAAAGCCGTCACCAATCGAGATAAGTATTCTGTGCTATTCAGACCTTAATCCTTGGAGACACCCTACCCCTTATGAGTTTCACTTCAGTGAATATTGGAGACCAAAATTCGAGGTCATTTCTAGTGAAAATGATTTGGCATTCTGGGATATTAAGGAGATTTATACAGATGGAGATATTGCTTGTCATGTAACTTTAATTAACCAAAGTGGTATTTGTATCTATGGTCGAGCCATCAGTGAAATATTCCCAGTAGTACCTGAAAAAGATTTCTGGGATTCTATTTTTTGGGGAATAGAATATTTCAGCAAATTAGATGGAGAACTTTTAACTACAGGAATCCTCACACTTCTGAGAATTTGGTCTTATAAAGAAAACAAAGCGATATATTCAAAAGCACAAGCTGGTGAGTGGGCTGTTGGGTTAGTCCCTTCAGAATACCGTGACATCATTGAAAATCTTGTAGATGTTTATAACGATAAAGCTAAGAAAAAAGACTTCTCAGAGACAGATTTAAATAATTTAAGGCATTATGTAATAAATCAAATCAAGGAACCATTATTGAGCTCCCATGGAAGAACGCAATTACTTCTATAA
- a CDS encoding IS110 family transposase encodes MKFKQSEAQNQRIERITTSYLVVGIDMAKETHVAQVTNYRGIVLTNRHLSFSNTIEGFERLQRWMEAIQQKHRLSSVIIGMEPTGHYWWNLANWLTHKGLQIVLVNPATTKRNKENRDNCQSKSDPKDALVIADVVSRGYYYEHTKQTHVFQRLRTLMSDREFWVTNSVRLQNRIIRWLDIRFPEYSSVFKDWTCKRSMATLKEFPTPQDLAGRSIPEIISIWRKHMQRAGGSSGTQKAAELIAYAKRSVGDVTALTEAKQDFVRLITEFERITDMLVDIEKQLRALLEEIPMAAQLRSIKGLGPIFVAAILAGAGDLRQYEHGRQLLRKAGLNLAESTSGKRKGQIIISKRGDSSLRKYLYLATIQLIGINPIFQELHQHNVQVKHMKKQQSVFKLVGKVARILIGMVHRAETFSPEKASYLVSQAA; translated from the coding sequence ATGAAGTTTAAACAATCAGAAGCACAAAATCAACGAATTGAACGAATTACCACTTCTTATCTTGTAGTAGGCATCGATATGGCCAAGGAAACACATGTAGCACAGGTAACGAATTATCGTGGAATCGTGCTGACGAATCGGCATCTATCGTTTAGCAACACCATTGAGGGCTTTGAAAGGCTGCAACGTTGGATGGAAGCCATCCAGCAAAAGCACCGTTTAAGCAGCGTAATCATTGGTATGGAGCCGACAGGGCATTATTGGTGGAACTTGGCCAACTGGCTTACACATAAAGGATTGCAAATCGTCTTAGTCAATCCAGCAACGACCAAGCGCAATAAAGAAAACCGTGACAATTGCCAATCGAAGAGTGACCCAAAAGACGCACTTGTCATTGCAGATGTAGTAAGCCGTGGCTACTACTATGAACATACGAAACAGACCCACGTGTTTCAGCGGTTACGAACCCTGATGAGTGATCGAGAATTTTGGGTTACGAATAGTGTTCGGTTACAAAATCGCATCATTCGTTGGCTGGATATCCGCTTTCCGGAGTACAGTTCGGTTTTTAAGGATTGGACCTGCAAACGTTCGATGGCCACACTGAAGGAGTTTCCTACGCCTCAGGATCTTGCAGGGCGGTCTATACCGGAGATCATTTCGATATGGAGAAAACATATGCAGCGAGCAGGCGGTTCTTCAGGCACACAAAAGGCGGCTGAGCTCATTGCATATGCTAAGCGGAGTGTAGGAGACGTTACAGCTTTAACTGAAGCAAAGCAAGATTTTGTACGTCTAATCACGGAGTTCGAACGAATTACGGATATGTTAGTAGACATCGAAAAGCAACTCCGCGCATTGCTAGAGGAGATTCCCATGGCCGCCCAGCTCCGTTCCATTAAAGGCCTTGGTCCGATCTTTGTCGCGGCCATCTTAGCAGGTGCAGGTGACCTTAGACAGTATGAACATGGACGTCAGTTACTGCGCAAAGCCGGTCTAAATCTCGCAGAAAGTACATCGGGGAAAAGGAAAGGACAGATCATCATCTCCAAACGAGGAGACTCCAGCCTAAGGAAATATCTATACTTAGCGACCATTCAACTCATCGGAATTAATCCGATCTTTCAAGAATTACATCAGCACAATGTTCAAGTAAAGCACATGAAAAAGCAACAGTCTGTCTTCAAGCTTGTGGGTAAAGTAGCGCGAATTCTGATCGGTATGGTCCATCGAGCAGAAACATTCTCTCCCGAAAAAGCCAGCTATCTCGTTTCACAAGCAGCTTAA
- the fabZ gene encoding 3-hydroxyacyl-ACP dehydratase FabZ, with product MFDIERIKEIIPHRNPFLLVDRILEINEGKRAVGIKNVTINEPYFLGHFPGYPVMPGVLIVEALAQIGGIAMSNVESNNHKIGLLTGIDSCRFKRQVKPGDQLLLVFDVIRIKGQIVKGKGVATVNNELVCESEIMFAFSSI from the coding sequence ATGTTTGATATTGAAAGAATTAAAGAGATTATTCCTCATCGAAATCCATTTCTCTTGGTCGATAGAATATTGGAAATTAATGAGGGGAAGAGAGCTGTTGGAATTAAAAATGTAACAATTAATGAACCTTATTTTCTAGGTCATTTCCCTGGCTATCCCGTAATGCCTGGAGTCTTAATTGTAGAAGCACTGGCACAGATCGGTGGAATCGCTATGTCTAACGTTGAGAGCAACAATCATAAAATAGGCTTACTGACTGGTATTGATAGTTGTCGTTTCAAACGACAAGTAAAACCAGGAGACCAACTCCTTCTTGTATTTGATGTAATTCGAATCAAGGGACAAATCGTCAAAGGAAAGGGCGTCGCCACGGTAAATAATGAATTGGTATGTGAATCTGAAATAATGTTTGCATTCAGTTCGATTTAG
- a CDS encoding SagB/ThcOx family dehydrogenase, with protein sequence MAKYEQQRNFLKSNFLEFKHIKTDKLKGLPQPPIVKSFNSTSLIIDLPKISRDVVSKENIYECINDRRSTRFYSDESLSLDELSYLLWATQGITSMTKNGCTLRTVPCSGATHTFETYLFIMRVEGLQQGIYRYLPVEHKLVFMFELDKIDQKIDAITLDQPFVPNFVKKASVMFAWSTTPYRSEWKYDISAHKKILIDVGHVSQNLYLTSESIGAGACAIGIYDQKLIDDILELDGDEEFIIFMGAVGKKRE encoded by the coding sequence ATGGCTAAATATGAACAACAAAGAAACTTTTTGAAATCCAATTTTCTTGAATTTAAACATATTAAAACAGATAAGCTAAAGGGACTCCCACAACCACCAATTGTTAAGTCCTTTAATTCGACATCACTAATTATTGATTTGCCAAAGATCAGCAGAGACGTTGTGAGTAAAGAAAATATATATGAATGTATAAATGATAGAAGAAGTACAAGGTTTTATTCTGATGAATCATTAAGTCTTGATGAGTTATCATATTTATTATGGGCTACCCAAGGGATAACGAGTATGACGAAGAATGGGTGTACACTGCGAACTGTACCCTGCAGTGGGGCAACACATACATTTGAGACATATTTATTTATTATGCGAGTAGAAGGCTTGCAACAAGGAATTTACAGATACCTTCCTGTGGAACACAAGCTCGTGTTTATGTTTGAATTAGATAAAATTGATCAAAAAATTGATGCGATTACTTTGGATCAGCCTTTTGTCCCTAATTTTGTTAAAAAAGCTTCGGTAATGTTTGCATGGAGTACAACACCCTATCGCTCTGAATGGAAGTATGATATTTCAGCTCACAAAAAAATCCTCATCGATGTTGGACATGTAAGCCAAAACCTTTATTTGACTAGTGAATCGATCGGTGCAGGTGCTTGTGCAATTGGAATCTATGATCAAAAGTTGATTGATGATATTTTAGAATTAGACGGTGATGAAGAATTCATCATCTTTATGGGTGCAGTTGGGAAGAAACGAGAATAA
- a CDS encoding IS110 family transposase has protein sequence MEIVVERACGMDIHKDNITACILTSNGKEIQTFSTKTVFLLQLIDWIKQHECTHVAMESTGVFWKPIVNLLEAEGIEFLVVNAQHMKALPGRKTDVKDSEWIAKLLRHGLLKASFIPDRNQRELRELVRYRRSTIEERARQHNRIQKVLEGANIKLSSVVSDIMGVSSRDMLRAIADGEDDPEKLANFARRTMKRKKDQLELALQGYVNPHQRLMIKTILTHIDFLSEQILLLDQEIASRVVPFHDDVERLDSIPGIATRMAEQILAEIGTNIKKQFPSAAHLCSWAGLVPGHNESAGKRKSTKTKNGNKYLKSALVEAAHSVAASKNYLGAMYRRTAARKGRKRAAISVAHAMLRIAYYLLTREEMYVDLGEDYFDKQKQQSIVKYAVRRLENLGYSVTIAEVS, from the coding sequence GTGGAAATCGTAGTTGAACGAGCATGTGGTATGGATATTCATAAGGATAACATTACCGCATGTATTCTAACGTCTAATGGAAAGGAGATTCAAACGTTTTCAACTAAAACTGTGTTTCTATTACAATTAATTGATTGGATTAAACAACATGAGTGTACTCACGTTGCTATGGAAAGCACGGGTGTATTTTGGAAGCCTATTGTTAATTTACTTGAAGCTGAAGGAATTGAATTTTTAGTGGTAAATGCCCAGCATATGAAAGCTTTGCCTGGACGTAAAACAGATGTTAAGGACTCAGAATGGATTGCAAAGCTTCTTCGTCATGGGCTACTTAAAGCAAGTTTCATTCCAGATCGAAATCAACGGGAACTTCGAGAACTTGTACGGTATCGTCGGAGTACCATTGAAGAAAGAGCTAGACAACATAACCGAATTCAAAAAGTGTTAGAAGGAGCCAATATTAAACTTAGCTCTGTTGTCTCTGATATTATGGGTGTATCCTCTCGCGACATGCTCCGTGCCATTGCTGATGGTGAAGATGATCCTGAGAAATTAGCAAACTTCGCTAGACGCACCATGAAACGAAAGAAAGATCAACTTGAACTAGCTCTGCAAGGCTATGTAAACCCTCACCAACGGCTGATGATAAAGACGATTTTAACTCATATTGATTTTTTAAGTGAACAGATCCTGCTTTTAGATCAAGAAATCGCTTCGAGGGTAGTCCCATTTCATGACGATGTCGAACGTTTAGATTCAATTCCTGGAATAGCTACTCGAATGGCAGAACAAATCTTAGCCGAAATTGGGACCAATATTAAGAAGCAGTTTCCCAGTGCTGCGCATTTATGCTCATGGGCTGGACTTGTACCTGGGCATAATGAAAGTGCAGGAAAAAGAAAATCTACCAAAACCAAAAATGGAAACAAATATCTGAAGTCTGCTTTAGTTGAGGCAGCCCATTCTGTAGCAGCCTCAAAGAACTATCTTGGTGCTATGTATAGACGAACGGCAGCACGAAAAGGAAGAAAAAGGGCAGCAATCTCTGTTGCGCATGCTATGTTGAGAATAGCCTACTATCTGTTAACACGCGAAGAAATGTATGTGGACCTAGGCGAAGATTATTTTGACAAACAGAAGCAACAATCTATTGTGAAATACGCAGTTCGACGACTAGAAAACTTAGGTTATTCTGTAACTATTGCAGAAGTCTCTTAA
- a CDS encoding MerR family transcriptional regulator, with the protein MNRWTTGQVSKQRNISVRTLRYYDQIGLLTPSYKEDNGRRYYSEKDLFTLEKITLLKSLSLPLEDIQNVMDKLSFRHILIAHHNHLQEQLTSLQGSIANTTSLINMIDLEGTLSWDRVSHLVHNVQPISKQWIDYFNDDESAFLQNALPNLNSNDQTTQQYASLLRRIEWCIQQSVPPESDEGYNIACELMKLSHETFNGDEKLMEKFWEVRKLPTLESGLYPISDEVLNFVELSIAHVQEKGAEQK; encoded by the coding sequence ATGAATAGATGGACAACAGGACAAGTATCCAAACAGCGGAACATTTCCGTTCGAACCCTACGTTATTATGATCAGATCGGTCTTCTTACACCGAGTTATAAGGAAGATAACGGCCGCCGTTATTATTCAGAGAAAGATTTATTCACTCTCGAAAAGATAACATTGCTTAAATCACTATCACTCCCCCTTGAAGACATTCAAAATGTAATGGACAAGCTATCTTTTCGTCATATTCTAATTGCACACCATAATCATCTTCAGGAGCAGCTCACTTCTCTTCAAGGCAGTATTGCAAATACTACGTCTTTGATCAACATGATTGATCTGGAAGGTACACTCTCCTGGGATCGGGTTTCTCATCTGGTCCATAACGTACAACCTATTTCTAAACAGTGGATCGATTACTTCAACGATGACGAAAGTGCATTTCTACAGAATGCACTACCCAATCTCAACAGTAATGACCAGACCACTCAGCAATATGCCTCTTTGCTGCGCCGGATTGAGTGGTGCATACAGCAATCTGTTCCACCTGAATCTGATGAAGGTTATAACATTGCCTGCGAGTTAATGAAGCTATCACACGAAACCTTTAATGGAGACGAGAAATTGATGGAGAAGTTTTGGGAAGTGAGGAAGCTCCCTACATTAGAGTCAGGACTATATCCCATATCCGACGAAGTGCTGAACTTTGTGGAGCTTAGCATTGCTCACGTTCAAGAAAAAGGGGCTGAACAGAAATAG
- a CDS encoding type II CAAX endopeptidase family protein gives MTSTEMWKKMDQWTWREFIALLALEFVFVIFVIKYALQSMYEQWLGNTLYSGTLTGLTIAIVLLLGLYFIALRPKKMSWTEVGVKGFPAKDWWRIAQWTLILIVFSVATLYLTSFLGNTVDNSKTESLKQNVTLFTMIIGIVSAGIVSPFYEEIFYRGFIYRWLRARVSMRWAIVISSLIFTLAHFPTINAMPVNFISGVVFAWTYERTGSVVPGMIVHGVFNTIAVLLTAMG, from the coding sequence ATGACCAGTACGGAAATGTGGAAGAAGATGGATCAGTGGACATGGCGTGAGTTTATTGCTTTACTTGCACTTGAATTTGTATTCGTTATATTCGTTATCAAATATGCACTCCAGTCAATGTATGAGCAATGGTTGGGGAATACTCTTTACTCAGGGACTCTTACAGGGCTTACCATCGCGATTGTACTTTTGTTAGGATTATATTTCATTGCTTTACGACCTAAGAAAATGTCCTGGACAGAGGTAGGAGTAAAGGGATTTCCTGCGAAAGATTGGTGGAGGATTGCGCAGTGGACACTTATTCTTATCGTATTCAGTGTGGCGACTCTCTATCTCACCAGTTTCCTTGGGAATACGGTGGACAATAGCAAAACAGAGAGTCTGAAGCAAAATGTCACTCTATTTACTATGATTATTGGTATTGTGTCAGCAGGGATCGTGTCACCTTTTTATGAGGAGATATTTTACCGTGGATTTATATATCGTTGGCTACGGGCTCGTGTTAGTATGAGATGGGCGATTGTGATTAGTTCGCTTATCTTTACTCTTGCACATTTTCCTACTATAAATGCCATGCCCGTGAATTTTATTAGTGGAGTTGTGTTTGCATGGACCTATGAACGTACGGGATCGGTCGTGCCTGGTATGATCGTTCACGGTGTGTTTAATACGATTGCCGTGTTGTTAACAGCGATGGGTTAG
- a CDS encoding AAA family ATPase, with amino-acid sequence MKQGIIVLMNGTSSSGKTSISNELINQKEIPFHHLSIDDFIKDFFNNKFSDIEPTREVDEQVIAQIMFDPLISMYYSTIKLFSEMGLNVLVDTVIENDKWFNECLDVFFDQPTLFIGVICSKEELIRREQTRGDRKIGLAASQFSKVYCIDEYDLEVNTEEMNPIECAEKILSFIKSNKEYSVFKKLSKRNVSVS; translated from the coding sequence TTGAAGCAAGGAATCATTGTGTTGATGAACGGAACTTCAAGTTCAGGAAAGACTAGTATTTCTAATGAACTGATAAATCAGAAAGAAATTCCTTTTCATCATTTATCAATAGATGATTTTATCAAGGATTTTTTTAATAATAAATTTTCAGATATTGAACCTACAAGAGAAGTAGATGAGCAAGTTATCGCACAAATAATGTTTGATCCCTTAATCTCAATGTACTATTCGACAATTAAATTGTTTTCAGAAATGGGTTTGAATGTATTAGTAGATACTGTAATCGAAAATGATAAGTGGTTTAATGAGTGTCTTGATGTATTTTTCGATCAGCCTACACTATTTATAGGTGTAATATGCTCGAAAGAAGAACTCATAAGAAGAGAGCAAACAAGAGGAGATAGAAAAATTGGACTAGCAGCTTCACAGTTCAGCAAAGTATATTGCATTGATGAATATGACCTTGAAGTAAATACTGAAGAGATGAATCCAATAGAATGTGCCGAAAAGATATTAAGTTTTATTAAGTCCAATAAGGAATACTCGGTATTTAAGAAATTAAGTAAAAGAAATGTTAGTGTTTCTTAG
- a CDS encoding antibiotic biosynthesis monooxygenase — MSNNKENVILYIRFKVKSGKKEEFKELLSANMRAMEHESAFVSAILSDDIDNSNEVTLFEIWKGTKESWLKEELPKPYRKTYEHQLVDLIDERMISYLTPTNEWRTNLTNKKID; from the coding sequence ATGAGTAATAATAAAGAAAACGTAATACTCTATATAAGATTTAAAGTTAAAAGTGGGAAAAAGGAAGAATTCAAAGAATTATTATCCGCTAATATGCGAGCGATGGAACATGAATCAGCTTTTGTAAGTGCCATTCTTTCAGATGATATTGATAATTCAAATGAGGTTACTCTTTTTGAAATCTGGAAAGGAACAAAGGAAAGTTGGTTAAAAGAAGAACTTCCTAAACCTTATAGAAAAACATATGAGCATCAACTTGTGGATTTAATCGATGAAAGAATGATTAGTTATCTTACACCGACGAATGAGTGGAGAACTAATTTAACAAACAAAAAGATAGATTAA
- a CDS encoding DUF2975 domain-containing protein, producing the protein MKRATTLFLKMAVILIGIPILALCIFLVPKIGDFAGKLYPEMAYMKSLVLIDMYAAAIPFYFALYQAFKLLSYIDKNQAFSELSVKALKNIKYCAITISTLYLLGMPLYYLMGKRVDPPSFIPIGLVIIFASMVIAVFAAVLQRLLQEAINIKSENDLTV; encoded by the coding sequence ATGAAACGAGCAACAACACTCTTTTTGAAGATGGCTGTTATTCTTATTGGAATCCCAATTCTCGCTTTGTGCATATTTTTAGTGCCTAAGATTGGGGATTTTGCTGGAAAATTGTATCCAGAAATGGCTTATATGAAATCTCTCGTTTTAATCGATATGTACGCGGCAGCGATACCTTTTTACTTTGCTCTGTATCAGGCTTTTAAACTTTTAAGCTATATTGATAAGAACCAAGCGTTCTCGGAATTATCGGTAAAGGCTTTAAAGAATATAAAATACTGTGCCATCACAATCAGTACCTTGTACCTGCTAGGTATGCCACTCTACTATCTCATGGGGAAGAGAGTTGACCCTCCAAGTTTCATACCAATCGGATTGGTCATTATTTTCGCCTCTATGGTGATCGCCGTTTTTGCTGCTGTTCTCCAAAGACTTTTACAAGAAGCTATTAATATAAAATCAGAAAATGATTTAACGGTCTGA
- a CDS encoding helix-turn-helix transcriptional regulator, translating to MAIIINIDVMLAKRKMSVTELSERVGITMANLSILKNGKAKAVRFSTLEAICKTLDCQPGDILEYKSDEDT from the coding sequence ATGGCAATTATTATTAATATTGATGTGATGTTAGCAAAACGAAAAATGAGCGTAACGGAGCTTTCGGAGAGGGTTGGAATTACTATGGCGAATCTTTCCATTCTGAAAAATGGGAAAGCAAAAGCGGTTCGTTTTTCAACATTAGAAGCAATATGTAAGACTTTGGATTGTCAGCCGGGTGATATTTTGGAGTACAAAAGTGACGAAGACACTTAA
- a CDS encoding IS3 family transposase yields the protein MERIRNHFVDHKKRYGSPKITRLLHQEGYTITERTVSVYMRQMKLRSIVSKPYRVQTTHSKHNHPIALNTLNQQFKVLKPNTVWVTDITYIPCRGGRLYLASVMDLCTREIVGWRLYDHMESSMSRRGNCYDNACIESWHSILKKELIYCNPRFKTKEQAYQSLFQYIEFYYNRKRMHGALGYLSPVRFAEQFTRKSVS from the coding sequence ATGGAGCGAATCCGGAATCATTTTGTTGATCATAAAAAGCGGTATGGGAGTCCGAAAATCACCCGTCTGCTGCACCAGGAGGGCTATACCATCACCGAACGCACCGTGAGTGTGTACATGCGACAGATGAAGCTCCGTTCTATCGTGTCTAAACCCTACCGTGTACAGACTACCCACTCCAAGCATAACCATCCCATCGCACTTAACACGCTGAATCAACAGTTTAAAGTTCTCAAACCCAACACGGTATGGGTCACTGACATCACATACATCCCTTGCCGGGGAGGTCGCTTGTACCTAGCCAGCGTCATGGATTTATGTACGCGTGAAATCGTAGGATGGCGATTGTACGACCATATGGAATCCAGCATGAGCCGCAGAGGTAACTGTTATGATAACGCCTGTATCGAGTCTTGGCACAGCATTTTGAAGAAGGAACTCATCTATTGTAATCCGCGGTTCAAAACCAAAGAGCAAGCCTACCAGTCGCTTTTTCAATACATTGAGTTCTACTATAACCGGAAGCGAATGCATGGCGCGCTGGGGTATCTTTCTCCTGTTCGTTTTGCTGAGCAATTTACTAGAAAATCTGTTTCGTGA
- a CDS encoding CYTH domain-containing protein, which produces MALEIERKFLLPEFPEQLIQAGELKIVTRHNIDQTYLAIDGGQELRVRKITDLDSGEVTYTHTFKDGKGIKREEIEYFISEGLYNQMIEAVKAVALVKERITAVWNDTTVEIDVYSQLKLSVLEVEFESLEEAESFKAPEWFGKDVSTERQYSNKTVWKELQNKTKN; this is translated from the coding sequence ATGGCTTTGGAGATCGAACGCAAGTTTCTACTGCCGGAATTTCCGGAACAGCTAATTCAAGCAGGAGAATTGAAGATTGTTACCCGGCATAATATCGACCAGACGTATCTGGCGATAGACGGGGGTCAAGAACTGCGCGTACGTAAAATTACGGATCTGGACTCAGGCGAGGTAACGTACACACATACGTTTAAGGATGGCAAAGGGATCAAACGTGAAGAAATCGAATATTTTATCTCAGAAGGTTTATATAATCAGATGATTGAGGCAGTAAAAGCAGTAGCTTTGGTCAAAGAACGGATTACAGCGGTATGGAATGACACCACGGTTGAGATCGACGTATATTCTCAGCTTAAATTGTCCGTTCTGGAGGTTGAATTTGAATCTCTGGAGGAAGCGGAAAGCTTCAAGGCGCCGGAATGGTTCGGCAAGGATGTCAGCACGGAACGGCAATACAGTAACAAAACGGTCTGGAAAGAGCTACAAAATAAGACAAAGAATTAA
- the thrC gene encoding threonine synthase: MKYISTRGNVEPKGFIDTVLMGLADDGGLMVPSEIPVVSAATLEEWRSLSYQELFLKIFAYYTNEEIPYEDLQEMANTSYGNFRAPEVTPVHQVNDSLYVLELFHGPTFAFKDVALQFMGELYSYISKKQNKIIHILGATSGDTGAAAIQGVRGKEGIKICILHPHGKVSKVQELQMTTVDDSNVLNLSVHGNFDDCQKVIKDLFADLDFKGRYHLRAINSINFVRILAQTVYYFYAYLHVGGSGEKKINISVPSGNFGNIFSGYLAKQMGLPINKLIIATNENNILERFVNTGEYKPGSFTSTYSPSMDIQVASNFERYLYYLVGEDSEKLSAYMSKLQTEGKITVEGEALQQVQQDFAALGVKNDQCLNTIAKYQKEYGYLLDPHTACGIAAYEAFNGSDEIGITFATAHPAKFDEAITLIDIKQEFPAQIKALFEMPQHQTVVDHDKDEIVRQLQVFYK, from the coding sequence ATGAAGTATATAAGCACAAGAGGTAATGTGGAACCTAAAGGCTTTATCGATACGGTGTTGATGGGACTTGCGGATGACGGCGGACTGATGGTCCCTTCCGAGATTCCTGTCGTTTCAGCAGCTACTTTGGAAGAGTGGAGAAGTCTTAGCTACCAAGAGTTGTTCCTGAAGATCTTCGCCTATTACACTAATGAGGAGATCCCTTACGAGGATTTGCAGGAAATGGCCAACACCAGTTATGGCAATTTCCGCGCGCCGGAAGTAACGCCTGTTCACCAAGTAAATGATTCCTTGTATGTACTGGAATTGTTCCATGGGCCTACTTTTGCCTTCAAAGATGTAGCGCTGCAGTTTATGGGTGAGCTGTACTCTTATATTTCCAAAAAGCAGAACAAGATCATCCACATCCTCGGAGCAACCTCGGGGGATACTGGGGCGGCTGCCATTCAGGGCGTTCGCGGTAAAGAAGGAATCAAGATTTGTATTCTTCATCCACATGGTAAGGTAAGTAAAGTGCAGGAGCTGCAGATGACTACGGTAGATGACAGCAATGTGCTGAACCTATCTGTTCATGGTAACTTCGATGATTGTCAGAAGGTGATTAAGGATCTGTTCGCGGATCTAGACTTTAAGGGTCGCTATCATCTGCGTGCGATCAACTCCATTAACTTTGTGCGTATTCTGGCGCAGACCGTCTACTATTTCTATGCGTATTTGCATGTCGGTGGCAGCGGCGAGAAGAAGATTAATATCAGTGTGCCTTCCGGCAACTTCGGTAATATTTTCTCTGGATATTTGGCTAAGCAAATGGGATTGCCGATTAACAAGCTGATTATTGCTACGAATGAAAATAACATCTTGGAGCGTTTCGTGAACACTGGTGAATACAAACCAGGCAGCTTCACAAGCACGTACAGCCCTTCGATGGATATTCAAGTGGCGAGCAATTTTGAGCGGTATCTGTATTATCTGGTAGGCGAGGATTCCGAGAAGTTATCTGCGTATATGTCCAAGCTGCAGACTGAGGGTAAGATTACGGTCGAAGGCGAAGCGCTTCAGCAGGTGCAGCAAGATTTTGCAGCGCTGGGTGTGAAGAATGACCAATGCTTGAATACCATCGCTAAGTATCAGAAGGAGTATGGTTACTTGCTTGATCCGCATACAGCATGTGGAATCGCGGCTTACGAAGCTTTCAATGGCTCGGATGAGATTGGCATTACCTTTGCGACTGCACATCCAGCTAAATTTGATGAGGCGATTACCCTGATCGACATTAAGCAGGAATTCCCGGCACAAATTAAAGCGTTGTTCGAGATGCCACAACATCAAACCGTAGTGGATCATGACAAGGATGAAATCGTGCGTCAATTGCAGGTTTTTTATAAATAA